Genomic DNA from Danio rerio strain Tuebingen ecotype United States chromosome 5, GRCz12tu, whole genome shotgun sequence:
aacattactgtttaaaatCTCATTCATCTGAGTCTTCAGAGTCTCACAATCTATCCAAAATTCTTCTGAATTAGTGCTCAAACCAGCAgccaccttgatgtcaaaacctttaTGTCCATTTGACATTCACAGGCATGGGGCGATAACAATTTTCAAGGCgacaacaatttttttaaatgttctgctatacctttcctaaggtatgtgtaagatttatatatatatatatatatatatatatatatatatatatatatatatatatatatatatatatatatatatatatatatatatatatatattttatatatatatatatatatatatatatatatatatataaaatataaataatatatatatatatatatatatatatatatatatatatatatatatatatatatatatatatatatatatatatataaatatatatatatatatatatatatatatatatatatatatatatatatatatatatatatatatatatatatatatatatataataaatcttactatttatttatttatttttttgctgttgttgttttaggacaccagtatctccagcagaaaagataaccaaatatattgtgttcaaagggggaaaaagttttagttttttactgatttagagcagtaatcactatactgtgaaaccgtgatatttttatggtatttttgtggtatttctattattattagaacAATTAAAAACTTGCTTAAAATTCTTGAAGAAAtgtcaaacattttattttaaataaaaatcagaaTATTATTAATGTTCATTTCAATCAATTTAATGGATCTTTACTTGctacaaaacattttttgtgtgtttatacatACCTTCTGTCATTTTCCTTAGGCTGAGCCTCTGTGTtgtaaaatgtatgcaaatttaaATAAGTACTCATGCAGCGGAGAATGCctgtgttttaaaaacaaatgtgacATTATGACACAACATACCACAAATTTTCCATATGAATTCCCAGAAGactaaaaatatatttaggaGTAGAGTTTCAAGACGTTTTGTTCTGaataacatttatataataaCTAATCTCCAAAACACTGTTATGTGTATATGAACAACACTCttgttctcatttttattttgtatgcttTTCTTTCGCCAGGTGTGACAGCATCTCGAACTCTGAACGTTCGTTTGAGCAAAGCTCGTCTGAGTACACGGAGGATGTGTTTAGCCCCACCCCACGTATTGACACCTCCCCTTCCCCTTTCCTGCTGACTGGGGTGTCGGAGCCCCCTTTTAGCGCACCCTGTGGCCAACTCTCTGTCTCCTCCTCTCTGTCGTCCTGCCTCTCATCTCCCATCTCTCTGCGCCCACCGGACATTTTCAGATTCGACCGGCTCTTCTGTGTGGCATCAGAACCACAAACTCCTCCTCCCCTCCCACCCAAACCCACACACCTTTCCGATCAACACAGTAATGAGGATACAAGCCGTAATCAATCACAACCTGCGCTCCTTCCTCGCAGGACGTCACTTTCAGCAATTGACCACTTTAGGAGAGGTGAGTGAGTATACGCACCGGCCaggcatatacactcaccggccgctttattaggtacacctgtccaactgcttgttaacacaaatttctaatcagccaatcacatggcagcaactcgatgcatatAGGCGTGTAGAcatgcagttcaaactgagcatccaaatggggaagaaagggaatttaagggactttgaatgtggcatggttgttggtttctgatgggctggtctgagtatttcagaaacggctgatctacttggattttcatgcatttctagggtttacagagaatggtctgaaaaagaaaaaatatctagAGAGTGGCAGTTCTGTAGGTGCAAATGCCTAGTagatgccagaggttagaggagaatggccagactggttcgagctgatagaaaggcaacagtaactcaaataaccacttattacaaccgatgtatgcagaagagcatctctgaacacacaacacatccaaccttgagtcgcatgggctacagcagcagaagaccacaccgggtgccactcctgtcagctaagaaccggaaactgaggctacaattcacacaggctcaccaaatttggacaatagaagattggaaaaatgttgcctggtctgatgagtctcgatttctgctcgTTGAACCAgttactagtaagatgtacctaataaagtggccagtgtgtatattgtatggacaaaaaaaaaagtctttcgtTTAATGTTATGCTCTATTGTTTATTTCATGGTGTCAGAAAATACACTGTTAATAGTAACACTTTGCAATCTTGAAAGTACaaagtttacatttttcattttattaagtaataaattttatttttatgtcattgttttttaaatattttgtttatatttattttatgtttttacatttatcaaTCATTTGTCaaaaagttctaaataaagtAAGAAATATCACATATGAATAAGTAAATctatgtgtaaatgtaaaaaagacaGCATCCTTTACATGTGGTCATATGTATAcagtttaagttaaaaaaaaaatttaattgtctacataacaaaccagttatgcaatgacttgcctaattacttgcCTGGctattaattgattgaatttacatAAACGGCTCACTATCATGATATATGATGTTATCAGGATATCAGATTACTTATATTGCAATATGAGATTTTTTATATCATATCGCCCACCCTACACAAAAATATTCTTCGTTTATTTTTGtctatgagcaattccagcattatggatgtggcaTTTCAAGTAAAAACTTTAAGAAAtgaattcacagagaaagtatatatgctaacattatattgaaacacaAAACAGCTAACcgcagagttatgggatcagaaaaaatatcgatctgtaaacatttttaatattttaaatgaggaaaaaaacatgcattattgtttaccaaaaaagtctgcgagtttacagtatacaacatactttggacaaattctgtgaattaaactccacaacaaataataaactatgctaatcaaaaggataagagttggctcactatagaacaaaaatgattagaatttatttgacagttttttgcatttttgaggaaaaaagtttcattatggatgtgacgtctctCCATTATGGCTGTGACAtttgtgaaattgccacttgtgtgattttggtaaatcaaatataatactttgaaaacattaaaagagacatttttaaagtactgtataatacttgcttacacacacaaaaaaaaaaaagaatggtttcgatattttggtgaaaactttttttttttcatggaaaggttgacatttgcatggtaTTGCTCCTATTATAACATGTCGAtaaaatttattgtattttagcataatactgtcttttttttttcaggagagtTTGACAGTTCTGGAAGAAACTGGAACAAACGACTGAGCCTCAACTTGGTAATATTCAAATTTAAAGCAGTCAAATGAGACTGGTGAAACTTAAACAgacactgtaaataaacattgATTTGAATTTTCACTGGCAGTAACCTGATGCATCACAGACTGTGCCTTTCTGtatctctatttttagccaataTTTCAGAATACCACAGTAACTGAAAACCACTGTGAGGATTCATATGTGCCCATGGCCTCCCCACCAATCAGCTGCACTGATGTCACTTCAGATGGCTACATACCCATGAGCCCCTCCACCCTGCCCGTCTCCCTACTCACCAACGGCAAACCAGAGCTGCCCTCGCCTTCCAATCCTGACCTTGAGCCTCCTCCAGTCGACCGCAACCTTAAACCAAGAAGACGTAAATATTTTTCATCTCAGTGATTGTAACATGAAGGCTATGATATACTCACAGCTAAAAAAAATTTCGTTCTTTGTTTGGGGCTACAAAGTTAAAGTATACTATGCAGTAATCAAGTGTTAGACATTGAAAAGCAGTGTCTATAAGGCagcttttcagtttttgttttgttttgtctcagAGAAACCTAATCTCCATAGACTGAACagacgaaaaaaaaaatttgcaaattAAAGAAGGTGGAGCTTTGGAGCCATACCCACTTATTGCATAATCATAACAGAGCAGTGCTAGTTCAAATGTGCTTACCAGTAAAAGTAAACTTTTATGCTTTGGCAGATTATGGCAGTGTTGACAGATATAGccgactgattccagcccaaaaggTCTCCAAAACCCACTCAAACGCACAAATAACCGCCATTACAGTTAAAGACTATCATGGGGGTGGTTGTGGCGATCGTAAGCAGGTAttaagtgaagagcagggggtgAAGAGGTTGGGGTGGGAGTGGTTGGTTCTGTTGGGCTTATTGTAACCAGGTAgtaagtgaagagcaggggggtgGTTTGCATGGTTCTCTTGGGGCAATCATAACATATAATTGGGTAATAAGTGAAGCGCGCGGTAATAAGTAAAACTGCCTATCTGGCAACAGTGTTTATGCTTAAAGTATTGTCCATATTTGTTCATTCTCCAATTTCGCTGGATGTATATTGGAGTATTTGGCATTCCACATCGAGTATCTTAACATAGACACCAGTAATCCAATTTAAGACTCTTAAGACAATACTAAAGAGTTGACCATGTAAACaaggatttttgattaatttaatccgattaaggtgATAATCCAATTTaacagaaatcagattaagacTTGTGGATTATGCTGATTTTTGTCCCATTATTTAAGTGcagcacagacatgtaaacaccgcaatcaaactattactgtcgtgtaggattttcaacCTTATTCTCTGCACCAGCCGAGTCAGTgacagacacctgcatcacaaAATGCACAtggtgtggtatcaaattccattaaaatgaccctcttccagcagttcatactcgcatacTTGCCAATATCATGTGTGTCTTGGGGAGCATGCATGAAatcttcctgaatgaaagtgaaagtgtcaaactgcagttaagttgacaaattaaatatgaaacaccTGAAATAAGATGAAGATCTGATTGCAATGCCGATAgcatggtgacgcaatgacgttaatcaaattATCAACTATACCATGTAAATAAGAATCATGAAAGgagcattcaaaaagcaactcatgtaaacaccttaatcatattattgtcttattcagattaaggcaaattattcaattactaatgtccatgtaaacgtagtcagtgtaACAGACTTTAGATGGAGtcatttaaaaaaggaaataagcACATTTTAACACATGCTAAATATGTTCGGCCAATGACTAATATCTTGCTCAAAAACAGGATGTGAGGTCATAGTTTTGAGATTTtgcatttctttattcttttaaaaatgctTCCTCGAGTATTTCTAAAAAAAGAGTGATGTGAGTGATGAGAGTGGTTGGTTGCATTAGTTACTAGTCACTGGTCTCATGAAGTAGTTACCCTGACTGAAAATGTTAATTAGCTAACATCAGAGAAACAACCAAATAGAGAAATGGAAATGATCGCATGCGAGCAATTGTATAGAATAGTGATGCACATGTTAAAAATGAATTAGAGGAAGAACAGCGGCTGATATAAGCGTCACACATCACACAACCACATTTATTTCTGTTCAGATTCAGTTTGTTTTTTACTACTGTGCAGTTCATTGGCAGCTTCATCACACAATGAACACGATGACATCATCTATACAATATAactttgcttatatatatatatatatatatatatatatatataaaaacaataactgttaaaagctattaattACTTATAAAATTAGCAATTATTAAAGTTATGATaactaataacttatttttttagattttgattgtacaataatgtgcaccttttttaaagctgctttgaaacaataattgtgAAATGCaccatacaaataaacttgaatcgAGATACTTCAGGACTGTAGAGAAAATGTGACATCTGAACCAGAACTCTCTTTCAAACCAGATAGCTTTTTGTTAACACCCTGTTCAAGTGTGTGATAAATAGTACAAAAGAcagaataatatttataataataatacaaaccaaacaatatacattaaaaaatagttaTGCCTATATTTCATTAAAGAAGACTGTTAACGCAACTCAGTAAGCCTAGGGTTTACCAACAACATTAAAATGCTAATATGAGAATTTCTTATCAAAGAAATATCAATCTCAACTTGCCTTACCCCATCTATGTTTTTAAGAAGAATCCTCATACGATCATTGTATGCAACCTGCAGCTTATGGAGACTCTCTTTTTTATTATACCACAGAGGAGCTGCATAAAGAACTGCAAGTTCTAAAGAGGTTTACCTTACCCTGCTCCGAACACAAGTAAAACATTCTCACCAGCATATTTGCTTGAGCATATGACTTTGGACGTTCCCTGTACATATCATTATTATCACTCATATCTTCAGTAATGACATGccctaaatatttaaaagttttacTGACACTTAAAACTTGCCCTGACGGCTTGTTATAGACACGTTGCATTAATTTATACCTCACCGTTTTTGACATTGCATAAGCTAAACGTgcattgtgatttttaaaaatgaaaacatattttaaatgcacctttattttttaaaatatacagatCCCTCAAACTTAATTCTGAACCTATGTTagctttatttcaattatttaaagcCTCACAGATTACAAATTGACATTTTTTGCCAGTATGCtatctttttttaactttttcttTCACAGTTTAGCGTTTAATGGTACTGGACAAAAAGTAagattttgctttttattttttatttttgcttttttttttttatgtagcacAGCCCAACCTTAACAGTTTTCCACCATTTCCATTTTTATACAATGGTTGTTACATTTGAGGGCCAATGGCatctacagctgaagtcaaaattatatataaaatatatcacatattatatataaaatatatatatatatatatataaaaaatatatatatatataaaatatatatatatatatatataaatatatatatatatatatatatacatataaaatatatatatatatatatatatatatatatatatacatataaaatatatatatatatatatatatatatatatatatatatatacatatatacatataaaatatatatatatatatatatatatatacatataaaatatatattaatatatatatatatatatatatatatatatatatatatatataaaatctatatatatatatatatatatatatatatatatatatatatatatatatatatatatatatatatataaaatctatatatatatatatatatatatatatatatatatatatatatatatataaatatatatatatataaaaatatataaatatataaaaatatatatatatataaaaaaatatatatataaatatatatatagattagaacttgatgatgataataataataataataataataataataataaaatatatatatatatatatatatatatatatatatatatatatatatatatatatatatatattattattattattattatcatcatcatcatcaagttCTAATctgtatcaaacctttaacttaataaacagttgtagttaattAAACCAATTGAGAATAACCATACAACAGAACTCAAATAAGCTTGGAAAAAGTAAGCTTAAAAGAATAAATTTCGCAATTGTTTTCAATGACAGACTTCAGAcgctgtttaaactcgtctttctacAAACCAGGAGTATGCAAACTTCCATTTTACTACATGGATAGAGTCACATCTCTTTCATAcatttgtcgcaaattacgtgacatcacccggacCGAGGAGCTTGGCCGGGCACGCCCCGGACCGAACCAATTGCATGGATCGAGCGTgccattgttaatattaggagtaaaataattatatttgtgaagtcaaacatttttattttggagtgAAACACTTTGGAAaaaacttgaacaaaatttaagacctcgtaaaaacaaaattaagactttttaataacttttaagaGCCTTAATTTACTCATAATTGATTTgtcaacttttaataatttttaagaccccacagacaccctgCTTTACAATTATATTACTGTGAGAAATAGATAAGCATCTTAATGTTCAAACAGGGTGTAGCCTGCTTGTGTGTGTTGGTCACAACTGTAAACAGTATGTGTGAAATTCTTACATTACTTTGAAACTgatcatttaaagggatagttcacccaaacatgaaaactctcattatttactcaccatttacgcatttcaaacctttaagagtttctttcttctgttaaacacaaaagaagatcttttgaataatgttggaagcatgtagccattgactttttaCCATTTGTTTGTCCTACTACGGAtgtcaggttttcagctttctttaaaatggcttttgtgttcagcaaaagaaagaaactcataaaggttaggaaccacttgagggtgagtacagAGTGAGTAAATtgttatttttggatgaactatccctttaagctagCTAGACAAAAGCATGAGAGGAAGAGCACGGTCGGGTCAGAGACACAGAGCAGGAACCACAGACAGCAGCTTTGTGTCTTGAGAGCAGGAACAGGGTTCTTTCAGGTCAGGCACCTTCAACACAAAGGAAATGCCTCATTATGCTCagtgaaagtgtgtgtttgttagttCTGTGTggatgagaaaaaaataaaagatatggAGTGTTTAACTGTTCTGCATTGTGTTTGACAGCTCGACCGCCGCCTTTAGACTTGCGGGGCCTGTCCACCATTTCTGAATGTCCTTTCCATGTTCCCCTCACACGCGCCATGACAGAACCCAGGTGCAATTTGCACAACACTGTCACTTAATTAtgacaaacacacatttacaggTCAACATGACCCAAAACAGATCCTCTGCAGCTCTATTTTCCCTCTCAATCCCTTCTTTCTCTGTGTCCTCTTGTCTTGTCACCTGATCTCTGTTTCCTGCCTCTGCAACTCCTAAAGCTTTCTAGTTTACATGTTTGTGAAGTTTATAAAATGTCACACTGATGCTTTAAGTTACTTTGTTAGCGTAAATAATGGTGACACGTTGTTCTATATTTGAATGCTGaagtgttttgtgttgtttgtttgtctCCAGCACTTCACTTCAGTGTACTCCTTTGGACAGACGGCGTGTTTGGTGCTTAAATGGCTCTGAACAGGATGGCAGCATCACTCCAACAGTAAAACAACTTCCTGTCTTAGCATCTCATTAATCATTGCTTGCTATATTTTTTAAAGCTAGAAAGATCAAAAGGGCAacagaaggagaaaaaaaaaaaatatatatatatatatgtgtgtgtgtgtgtgtgtgtgtgtgtgtgtgtgtgtgtgtgtgtgtgtRtatatatatatatatatatatatatatatatatatatatatatatatatatataacaagaaaaacaataaatctcatAAGAAAAGTCTCCCAAAAAAAACAGTAACTTACGTAAAGCAGaatgcaaaaaattattttaaaaaaattattttattgtgcCACAAAATATAAATTCATTCCCTTAACTAAACTATGTGTCAGCAAATTTACTATTGTATTAACTTGTTTAAAGTTCATTGTATACACAATTTACTAAATGATTTTACTAATTTGTTACCTTGCTTCAAGCAGATTGTGTGTACAATTTACTAGGTcactaattcattttaaatacacaCTTTTCATGAATTCAATACTGTGTTTTCagtatagcaggggtgtccaaactcggtcctggagggtcagtgtcctgcatagtttagcttcaacttccttcaacacctccctggatgtttctagtatacctagaaagggcctgattagctagttcaggtgtttaattaaggttggaactaaaatatgcagaacactggccctccaggtcaggattgagtttggacaccccttaaCTATAGTGTATATGCTTGACTAGTTTATCATgaacacattttattcatttgttacctAATTTTAAGTATCGTAAGCACAATTACTAATTAGTTTATTTGATTGAAGTACACTGTGTGCACCTTTTACTAACTAATTCCaattattttaagtgttttgtttGCAAGATTTACTAAATTGTGAACTAATTTTTCATACAGCATGTTTAGGTTTTATGAATTGGCTCTCTTACTTTTTTTTACCTCATTTTTGTATAGCATGTAAAGGTTTTACTAACAAGTtgtctcattttttttttcaaaaaattcaaTAAGCTCtaggcaaatttactaccctttcattagGTTAATggatgtttttgccccattgacttccattataacaacatttattgattgcaaatCCATGACAGCATATTATCTtatattcttgattgttggtggttttcctttTTGGGAAGAGAtgaaatttgtcatttttgctGTGGATTGTCagaagcagtgcaaaaaaaaagcatAGTTTCCAGCTTTTAAATGGAacatagcgtgtgtgtgtgtgtgtgtgtgtgtgtgagagagagagagagagacctaaGCACGTAGTAAACAtagtgggccctatcatacacccgatgcaataaggtgcaagacatgcATGGCTTAATTTGTTActgttttcagaccagcgcaacattaattttttcattttgtgccacgctgtttaaatagcaaatccatttgcgccactgtGAACTcatggttgtgctggtctgaaaagcaGGTGTTTTagggcgcgttgctattttgaggatttGAAATAGACTGcgtcattgaccaactaaaagcaggtctaaaatccagcgcagagcatgtagttatgtgcctatgcaggtccaaatgcttacacattgcttaataaacacaggatgtacagcaatacacaaatatatttacatatgaaatgATTAAAGCgttccaaaaattattattaccaacataaatatttaaaaacacactgCCTTCATGCCTACTCATGTCCAGgtgctttttttctgtttatttatgacaatttgtaTTAGTATAACACTATTaagagtattatttattatatgcacatttatatttgttttattaaaaacaagtttagaacTATCCGCCTGTCAGGTTTGGAAGACCTATGTATCACCATATAAGACAATAGGAAGTGTTtggatttaagtttttttttaccacacttcattattattgttaatttatataAAAGCTTGAAAGTTTGGatttctaaagggttaatgctgcaaactgatgattaaaaataaaattgacaaaTTTGACCTTTTCCCAACAGGTAAAATGCATGAttcgaaagggtagtcaatttgaacaatacataagggttaagaCAATTCTGCACACAATTTACTAATCTGTTTCCTTGCATTATGTGTATACAATttactaatagttttttttacaattttttaccaTGCTTtaaagacctggggcctcatgtatcaacgctgcgtacgcacaaaaactttgcgtacgccaggtttcacgctcagaatcgctcacgtttggatttactaaccatgaactgaacgtgggaatgtgcgcagcttcacggcagctttctggctggcgtacgcacattttttgtgcgtgtctgttttatttccattggcgactcctagaggcagttgtgttaaattgctctctacaaagtgtctgagccttgcaatggcagctgtatgagacgggttcatctagcaggtatataaggtttccataccatacatttgaccagctaaacattaaagcacaatttgcagcggtcgcctgttttcccaatgtaatctgagctatctactgcacgcacattgctataaagacactatctgaagatgaatttgcatgcgtgaatcagaaacatttccattcaataaatgtgcaaataaaatatgatgcacaatcttattaatgattcctacttgtctttctcgtgataaatagcaGGCAAAATCTGAG
This window encodes:
- the gab3 gene encoding GRB2-associated-binding protein 3 isoform X1 — translated: MSAGDVVCTGWLIKSPPEKKLKRFSWRKRWFVLRRGRMSGNPDVLEYYRSKSSRKPIRTIDLQECEVTIEAEVRPTKRQHQNQHLFVVKTATRIFYLLAKTAEEMNDWVQNIGQICTFGGLNRHAESMDSLNRTPSSQQPSPALSPHVSLVANQDTVTVDNHAVLDRPSESESSPPLDYLFLSQCETGTKSIVRCDSISNSERSFEQSSSEYTEDVFSPTPRIDTSPSPFLLTGVSEPPFSAPCGQLSVSSSLSSCLSSPISLRPPDIFRFDRLFCVASEPQTPPPLPPKPTHLSDQHSNEDTSRNQSQPALLPRRTSLSAIDHFRRGEFDSSGRNWNKRLSLNLPIFQNTTVTENHCEDSYVPMASPPISCTDVTSDGYIPMSPSTLPVSLLTNGKPELPSPSNPDLEPPPVDRNLKPRRPRPPPLDLRGLSTISECPFHVPLTRAMTEPSTSLQCTPLDRRRVWCLNGSEQDGSITPTDSRQMLFPSCDSAPWMRPSQLDYLSLDFNSASPSPVQKKPLLADEYRVDYVKVDEKKTQALQSTKMEWKDVRQSKP
- the gab3 gene encoding GRB2-associated-binding protein 3 isoform X2, which encodes MRIQAVINHNLRSFLAGRHFQQLTTLGEKSISEHTTHPTLSRMGYSSRRPHRVPLLSAKNRKLRLQFTQAHQIWTIEDWKNVAWSDESRFLLVEPVTREFDSSGRNWNKRLSLNLPIFQNTTVTENHCEDSYVPMASPPISCTDVTSDGYIPMSPSTLPVSLLTNGKPELPSPSNPDLEPPPVDRNLKPRRPRPPPLDLRGLSTISECPFHVPLTRAMTEPSTSLQCTPLDRRRVWCLNGSEQDGSITPTDSRQMLFPSCDSAPWMRPSQLDYLSLDFNSASPSPVQKKPLLADEYRVDYVKVDEKKTQALQSTKMEWKDVRQSKP